DNA from Synechococcus sp. CBW1108:
GAGGCCTTTGAGCGCAACCCGGGCGACTTTGGTCGCACGGTGATGGATTTGCTCGAGCGCGACTACGGGCTCGCCCCCTTGGAGGAGGCCTTGCATGCGCCGGTGGAGGGGCGCAAAGCCCTGGCTACGGCGACCCGTTAGCGCCGTTCCACCAGCGGCGACGCACCCAGAGCAGGGCGCCTAGGCCGATCCAGCCGATCAGGCCACCGATTGGGTTGATGTCGCTGCCACCAGGCCCCACCCACCAGGCCGGAGCCGCTTGGGAGATCTGGAGCAGGCCCTTTTGCACCAGAAACCAACCCCCCACCAGGCCGCCATGGAGGCCAATCGCTCCCCACAGGCTGCCAGCGTCGGCACGCCGCTGCAGGGCCAGCACCAGACCCAGCAGGAATAATCCCCCCAGCAGCCCCAGGCCCTCGAGCCCTGGGGCCCGATACCAGGGGTGCAGCAGGGCAAAGATCAGGGCCTGCAAAAGCAGTGCCCTGCGGGGGCCGAATTGCAGTTCAAGCTCACCCCATAGCCAGCCGCGAAACAGCAGCTCTTCGGCAAATCCCACCCCGACCAGCAGCAGCAGGCCATTCAGTAGCAGGGCGCCATTGAGCTCGCCTAGCCATTGGGCTTGCCCCGCCAGCATCAAGTCTGCGCCCACCAGGGCCAGTAACAGCAAGGCCTTGAGCAGGCCCCGCACCCCGCTGCGCAGGGCCAGGGCACCTGGCACAGCCAATCCCAGGCGCTGCCAGGGATGGCTCTCCTGCCAAACCCGTTTCAGCCTCAGGGGCAGGCTGGTCAGCAGCAGGATCAGGGCCACCACCAGGCCCGCCAGATCCACCTGGTCTGGGCGCCAGCTGGGGGTCACCAGGGCTAGGGGACGGGCTAGCAGCCAGCCGGCCAGGTAGAGCAGGGGCACGTAAAACAAAGTGCCCCACCAGTGGGGCCTCACTTCTGGGTTGACTGCCGCCTTAGCTGCCGCAGCGGGCTGCTCCATCAGCTTTCCGGCTCGAGGCTGCTGCTGAGGCCTTTGGCCTTCAGCGATTCGCAGTAAAACTCGGCGGGCTCCAGATCACAGACAATCACCAGGCCTACGCCGGTGTTGTGGGCTTCCAGCATCACCGCAATGGCGTCCTGCTCACTGAGTGAGGGCACCACCTGGCGCAGGGTGGTCACCACGAATTCCATCGAGTTGACCGGATCGTTGTGGAGCAGCACCTTGTAGCGGGGTGAGGGCTTGCGCACCCGCTCCGGGGCCTTCTCCATCACGGCTGCCCCGCCGCTTTCGCGGCCGGGGCTCTGGGTGGCGAAGACGGGGTTTCTGCTGGCGGCGCAAATGTGGTGAGGCTTGACCATGACCGTCAACTTAAGGAAAAAGGCAAACTGTGACCGGCTTCCCGTGAATGCCGGGAGCGCCGGCACGTATCCAGATCCCATGGTAGGCAAGGGCTGAGCCTGGGGAGAGGGCTTATGGCTGACTTGCCGCCCTGGCGGCGCTTGCTAGCAATGTTCAATTGGCGTCCTGTTTACGACATCGAGCAGCGAACCAAGCAGCCGAGGATCGAATCGCTCGAAAGCGAAAAGCGCTTGAAGCTGCTGCAGGAGAGCAACGCCAGATTCGCGCGCTTCGAGCAGGAGCTCTTTTCCTCCTCGAGCCAAGCCCCCTCCACCGGCGATTCCTCGCCTACACAGCTACCGAGCTGGCGGGTCCTCCACAAAACGAACAGGCGAGCTGAGGTCTGGCTCACCCAAATCAGGGAAACGCCACACCTTTGCATTTCAGGCTGCCTGGAGCCTCAGCCCTTCAGTGCCCCCTGAATCCGCCCCATGGCTTCCTCCACATCCTGCCGGCTGTTGAAAGCTGAGAGTCGGAAGTAGCCCTCGCCGGCGGCGCCGAAGCCGCTGCCGGGGGTGCCCACCACGTGGGCCTGACCCAGCAGCAGGTCGAAGAAGCCCCAGGAATCCACGCCCTCAGGGGTCTTGATCCACACATAGGGCGCCTGCTCACCGCCATACACCGCCAGGCCGGCGGCGCTCAGTTCGCGGCGGATGATCGCGGCGTTCTCCATGTAAAAGGCAACCAGAGCCTCCACCTGGGCCTGGCCCTCGGGGGAGTACACGGCTTCGGCGCCGCGCTGCACGATGTAGCTCACGCCATTGAACTTGGTGCACTGGCGCCGGTTCCACAGTGCCCACAGCTCCACGGATTCGCCATTCGCGGCTGTGCCCATCAGGCCCCGGGGCACCACGGTGAGGGCGCAGCGGGTGCCGGTGAAACCGGCGTTCTTGGAAAAGGAGCGGAATTCGATCGCGCACTCGCGGGCGCCCTCGATCTCATAGATCGAGTGGGGCAGCTCGGGGTCCTGGATGAAGGCCTCGTAGGCGGCATCGAACAGGATCAGGGCGCCGTTGGCGCGGGCGTAATCGACCCAGGCTTGCAGCTGCGCCTTGGTGGCTACCGCGCCGGTGGGGTTGTTGGGGAAGCAGAGGTAGATCAGATCCACCTTCTCGGTCGGGATCTCGGCGGTGAAGCCGTTCTGCGCATTTATTGGCAGGTAGGTGAGGCCGCCGTACTGGCCGCCGTCATCGGCGTCGCCGGTGCGCCCCGCCATCACGTTGCTGTCTACATACACTGGATACACCGGGTCGGTCACGGCGATGCGGTTGTCCGGCCCCAGGATGTCGAGGATGTTGGCGCTGTCGCACTTGCTGCCATCGGAGACGAAGATCTCCTCGGCGCTGATCTGGCAGCCGCGGGCCTGGAAATCGTGTTTCGCAATCGCCTCCCGCAGCCAGAGATATCCCTGCTCAGGGCCATAGCCGCGGAAGCCTTCGCGGTTGCCCATCTCATCGATGGCCGCCTTCATGGCGTTGCGGCAGGCTTCTGGCAGCGGCTCGGTGACGTCACCGATGCCCAGGCGGATGATCGGCGCCTCAGGGTTGGCCTCGCTGAAGGCCTTCACCCGCCGGGCGATCTCGGGAAACAGGTAGCCAGCCTTGAGCTTGAGGTAGTTGCCGTTGACCTGAACCATGGTGCGCGGGGTGGGCCGCCGCCGGGCCCGGTGAGTGGTTGGGCGATTGTCCTACGCGGCGGATTTGGCTTACGCTGGTAAGCAGGCCTGTGGTCGCTCTCGTGGATGCTCTTCTCACCCTCTCCTCCAAGGGCCAGCTGGTGATTCCAGCCCGGCTGCGCCAGCTGCTCGGGCTGCGCGCCGGCGATCGCCTGGCTCTGAGCCTGGAGTCCGATGGCCTGCATCTGGTGCCCCAGGGGCCGGCTAAATCGTCGAGTGCCTATGCGGTGATTGGTGCGGCGCGCTATGGGGGTGAGCCTGTGCCGCTCGAGCGCATGGATCCGGCGCTCTATGCCGCCAAGGGATCGCGATGAGCCTGCCGGTGGCCCTCGACACCAACCTGCTGGTGCGCCTGCTCACCAATGACGACCCTGAGCAGGCCCGTCGCGTGGCCGATCTGATCGATGACAGCTCAGCCTGTTTCGTGCCGATCACCGTGGTGTTGGAGCTGGAATGGGTGCTGCGCGGCGCCTACCAACTGCCCCGGGAGGCGATCATCGGTGCATTCCGCGGCTTGATCGCGATCCGCCATCTGCATCTGGAGCAGGAGGAGCAGGTGTTGCAGGCCCTTGAGGCCTATGGCCAGGGCCTGGATTTCGCCGATGCCCTGCATCTGCTGCGCAGTGAGGGCTGCGCGGCCCTGGTCAGCTTCGATCGCGCCTTCGCGGCCAAGGCCGGTGAGCTGGCGCTTACCCCCGCGGTGCAGCAGCTCTGAGCTCGCTGCCGCCAGCCTCCAGGGGCGGTTGCACCCAGATGCCCGGGCGAATCTCGAAGCTCGTTTCCACCGGGGCGATCAGTGAGGCCTGCTCCGGTTGAAGCTGCTCCACCAGCTCATGGAAGCCCCGGGAGAGCTTCGGTGCCTTGGAGAGCTTGATTTCATAGACCCGCCGGCGCTGGCCCCGCTCCAGCACCAGGTCGAGTTCGGCGCCGTGGCCGGTGCGCAGGAAATGGGGACGCCAGCGCGGATGGGCGGCGATCAGCTGCTCGATCACGAAACCCTCCCAGCTCTCACCGGCCTGCGGGTGGGCCAGCAGATCGTCGTAGCTCTCGATGCCGAGCAGGTTGTGCAGCAGGCCGCTGTCGCGCAGGTAGAGCTTGGGCGAGCGCACCAGCCTCTTGCTCAGGTTGGCCTCCAGCGGCGGTAGCCGCCGCAGCATGAAGGTGTGCTCCAGCGCCGCCAGCAGCTTCTGCAACCGGGCGCTGCTGAGATCCAGCAGGCCCGCTAGCCGGCTGGCATTGAGGGTTTGCCCCTGCAGGTGGGCCAGCAACCGCCACAGCCGCTCCATTAACGGCAGCGGCAGCCCGAGCTCCAGGGCGGCGATGTCGCGGCCCAGGAAGGTGCGGATGAAATCCTCGCGCCAGTCGATGCTGTCGTCGTCTGCGCTAGCCAGCAGGCTCTCGGGGAAGCCGCCGCGCAGCCACAGCTGCTGCCAGCGAATGGCGGGGGCCACTTCGCTCAGCAGAAACGGGGTGAGCTCCACCTGGGCGATGCGGCCGGCCAGGCTTTCCTGGCTCTGGCGCAGCAGCGGGCCGGAGGCCGAGCCCAGCAGCAGGAATCGCCCGGGCCGGCGATCCCGGTCGATCTCGGCGCGCAGCAGACTGAAAAAGTCTGGCAGTAGCTGGATTTCGTCGAGGCACACCAGCTCATGCCGGTGGGCCTCGAAGAACAGCTCCGGCTCCTGCAGGCGGGCTCGATCGCTCCGGTCCTGCAAGTCGAGCAATACGGCATCGCCGCGCTCGGCCAGTAGTTGGCGCGCCAGCGTTGATTTGCCGCACTGCCGGGGTCCCAGCAGCAGTGCTGCCGGCGCCCGGTTCAGGGCCTTGCTGAGCACCAGCTGGGCTTGCCTGGGCAAATAACCGTGCATTTCTGCAGCATAGATGCCAAATTGCACGGTTATTGCCGCTGTTGCGGGCGCTGCATACGATTGAGCTCTTGCCTGCCGTCGGCACCTGTGACCGTTGCCACCTCGGCTGATGCGCCGGTCGACTTCGACGCCCTGGTGGATCTGGGCATCAGCAAGCCCGCCCGCTACCTGGGCAATGAGCTGGGGGTGCAGCCGCGCGACTGGGAGGCCGATTGGAAGCAAGTAGGGGTGCGCTGGGCGCTCACCTACCCCGAGGTCTACGAGGTGGGGGCAAGCAACAGCGGCCACATCATTCTCTATTCAATTCTCAACGCCGTTCCCGGCCAGCTCTGCGACCGCAGCTACCTGCCGGCGCCGGATCTGGCCGCCCGCCTGCGCGAGCGAGGCGCGCCCCTGTTTGCGGTTGAGAGCCGGCGGCCCTTAGCCGCCTTCGACATCCTGGGCTTCTCGCTCAGCTACGAACTGGGCGGCACCAACATCCTCGAGATGCTGGAGCTGGCCGGCATCCCGATCCGGGCGGCCGATCGCGGCGACCTGCCCCTGGCTCACCCGGATTCGCCACCGCTGATCTTTGCCGGCGGCCCCACAGCCACCAGCAACCCGGAGCCCTTCGCCGCCTTCTTTGACTTCGTGGCCCTCGGCGATGGCGAGGAGCTGCTGCCCGAGATCGGCCTGGTGGTGGCCGAGGGCCGTGCCGCCGGCCTCAGCCGCCGGGCGCTGCTGAAGGATCTGGCCCAGGTGCCAGGGGTATACGTGCCTAGCCTCTATGGACCCGGCGCCGATGGGGTGAGCATCGAGCCGCTCGAACCAGGCGTCCCGGCCCGGATTCAGCGGCGCACCGCCACGCCTATGCCCCACTACGCCATGGGCCTGGTGCCCCACATCGAAACGGTTCACGACCGGCTCACGGTGGAGATTCGCCGCGGCTGCACCCGCGGCTGCCGCTTCTGCCAGCCCGGCATGCTCACCCGACCCGCCCGCGACGTGGAGCCCGAAGCCGTCATCGAAGCGGTGGAAGAGGGTATGGGCCGCACCGGTTACGCCGATTTTTCGCTGCTGTCCCTGAGCTGCTCCGACTACCTGGCCCTGCCCGCCGTCGGCGTCGAACTGCGCAACCGTCTTGCTGACAAAAATGTTTCCCTCACCCTGCCCAGCCAGCGGGTGGATCGCTTCGATGAGAACATCGCCCACATCCTGGGCGGCACCCGCAAGGCGGGCCTCACCTTTGCGCCGGAGGCTGGCAGCCAGCGTCTGCGCGACATCGTCAACAAGGGGCTCACTGACGCCGAGCTGCTGGCCGGCGTGCGTACGGCGATGGAGAACGGCTATCGCAAATTGAAGCTCTATTTCATGATCGGCCTGCCGGGGGAAACCGATGCCGACGTGCTCGGCATCGCCGATACATGCCAGGCCCTGCAACGGCAGTGCGGCGATCTGGGCCGGCTGGAGCTGAACCTCACGATCAGCAACTTCACGCCCAAGCCCCACACGCCCTTCCAGTGGCACAGCGTCAGCACCGGCGAATTCCGGCGGCGCCAGGAATTGCTCAGAGGCGCCCTGCGCCAGTTGCGCGGCCTTAAGACCAACTTCACCGACGTGCGGCTTTCGGCAATCGAAGACTTCATCGGCCGCGGCGACCGGCAGCTGGCCCCGGTGATCGAGGCCGCCTGGCGCGCCGG
Protein-coding regions in this window:
- a CDS encoding AbrB/MazE/SpoVT family DNA-binding domain-containing protein, whose translation is MVALVDALLTLSSKGQLVIPARLRQLLGLRAGDRLALSLESDGLHLVPQGPAKSSSAYAVIGAARYGGEPVPLERMDPALYAAKGSR
- a CDS encoding TIGR03960 family B12-binding radical SAM protein, producing the protein MTVATSADAPVDFDALVDLGISKPARYLGNELGVQPRDWEADWKQVGVRWALTYPEVYEVGASNSGHIILYSILNAVPGQLCDRSYLPAPDLAARLRERGAPLFAVESRRPLAAFDILGFSLSYELGGTNILEMLELAGIPIRAADRGDLPLAHPDSPPLIFAGGPTATSNPEPFAAFFDFVALGDGEELLPEIGLVVAEGRAAGLSRRALLKDLAQVPGVYVPSLYGPGADGVSIEPLEPGVPARIQRRTATPMPHYAMGLVPHIETVHDRLTVEIRRGCTRGCRFCQPGMLTRPARDVEPEAVIEAVEEGMGRTGYADFSLLSLSCSDYLALPAVGVELRNRLADKNVSLTLPSQRVDRFDENIAHILGGTRKAGLTFAPEAGSQRLRDIVNKGLTDAELLAGVRTAMENGYRKLKLYFMIGLPGETDADVLGIADTCQALQRQCGDLGRLELNLTISNFTPKPHTPFQWHSVSTGEFRRRQELLRGALRQLRGLKTNFTDVRLSAIEDFIGRGDRQLAPVIEAAWRAGAGLDAWFESAERSYAAWTGAIEAAGLGGRYRQLELGAWSATEAMAAAALEAFCRQSLPWDHIDSGLEKRWLAEDLQRALAAAVVPDCSFAGCSSCGVCGPELGHNVVIPPLPIPPAKPQRAPASERVDRLRIGFAKTGSLALISHLDTLRMLERALRRSGLPVSFSGGFHPLPRLQLALPLPLGVEGLGEWLDLEFTEQVDPALVRARLQPQLPAEFQLLSALQVPVFGVSLSQELEAAHWDFVLQPQAGAPLTPQQWQQARSALLAAQTLAWQDTDKKGRPRSRDCRPFLLDLVISELFPDGPAAFDLRAAVDSSGRSLRPEQLQHWLGELLGQPLTVTTLRRRALLLKPVLTFN
- a CDS encoding CPBP family intramembrane glutamic endopeptidase, giving the protein MEQPAAAAKAAVNPEVRPHWWGTLFYVPLLYLAGWLLARPLALVTPSWRPDQVDLAGLVVALILLLTSLPLRLKRVWQESHPWQRLGLAVPGALALRSGVRGLLKALLLLALVGADLMLAGQAQWLGELNGALLLNGLLLLVGVGFAEELLFRGWLWGELELQFGPRRALLLQALIFALLHPWYRAPGLEGLGLLGGLFLLGLVLALQRRADAGSLWGAIGLHGGLVGGWFLVQKGLLQISQAAPAWWVGPGGSDINPIGGLIGWIGLGALLWVRRRWWNGANGSP
- a CDS encoding type II toxin-antitoxin system VapC family toxin; translation: MSLPVALDTNLLVRLLTNDDPEQARRVADLIDDSSACFVPITVVLELEWVLRGAYQLPREAIIGAFRGLIAIRHLHLEQEEQVLQALEAYGQGLDFADALHLLRSEGCAALVSFDRAFAAKAGELALTPAVQQL
- a CDS encoding LL-diaminopimelate aminotransferase — encoded protein: MVQVNGNYLKLKAGYLFPEIARRVKAFSEANPEAPIIRLGIGDVTEPLPEACRNAMKAAIDEMGNREGFRGYGPEQGYLWLREAIAKHDFQARGCQISAEEIFVSDGSKCDSANILDILGPDNRIAVTDPVYPVYVDSNVMAGRTGDADDGGQYGGLTYLPINAQNGFTAEIPTEKVDLIYLCFPNNPTGAVATKAQLQAWVDYARANGALILFDAAYEAFIQDPELPHSIYEIEGARECAIEFRSFSKNAGFTGTRCALTVVPRGLMGTAANGESVELWALWNRRQCTKFNGVSYIVQRGAEAVYSPEGQAQVEALVAFYMENAAIIRRELSAAGLAVYGGEQAPYVWIKTPEGVDSWGFFDLLLGQAHVVGTPGSGFGAAGEGYFRLSAFNSRQDVEEAMGRIQGALKG
- the clpS gene encoding ATP-dependent Clp protease adapter ClpS produces the protein MEKAPERVRKPSPRYKVLLHNDPVNSMEFVVTTLRQVVPSLSEQDAIAVMLEAHNTGVGLVIVCDLEPAEFYCESLKAKGLSSSLEPES
- a CDS encoding ATP-binding protein, translated to MHGYLPRQAQLVLSKALNRAPAALLLGPRQCGKSTLARQLLAERGDAVLLDLQDRSDRARLQEPELFFEAHRHELVCLDEIQLLPDFFSLLRAEIDRDRRPGRFLLLGSASGPLLRQSQESLAGRIAQVELTPFLLSEVAPAIRWQQLWLRGGFPESLLASADDDSIDWREDFIRTFLGRDIAALELGLPLPLMERLWRLLAHLQGQTLNASRLAGLLDLSSARLQKLLAALEHTFMLRRLPPLEANLSKRLVRSPKLYLRDSGLLHNLLGIESYDDLLAHPQAGESWEGFVIEQLIAAHPRWRPHFLRTGHGAELDLVLERGQRRRVYEIKLSKAPKLSRGFHELVEQLQPEQASLIAPVETSFEIRPGIWVQPPLEAGGSELRAAAPRG